In Oncorhynchus masou masou isolate Uvic2021 chromosome 11, UVic_Omas_1.1, whole genome shotgun sequence, the genomic stretch GTCCACTCAAACCGAGAGTCTGTTCAAGACACTGAGGGTTGGTCTGAGTCAGTCCTCAGAGATGCCCTCCCAACGCAGGACATGCAAGTTAGGATACATACAAAAGTAAGGCTGTGGTGGGTTGACTGACACAACAGGAAAACTACCCCCATATTACAGTATATCAGAGCATAAAATAATTGAAGGTAAACCAGGTTCAACGATTAAGAGAATTGTTACACAGGAACAAATAAGAAAAATGTGTGTATTTACAAATGCGTGCCTCCTCCATACTGTTCTCTGTTGGTAAGGAGTGTATGCAGAGAAAAACACAGCATAAATAATCCCAACCGTGGTGGTACTGTGGGACTTGCTCCAGAACATTCTCAGTGCTTTAAACCTTGACAATAACCTCATCTTCAAAGCAAACATTGAAGTAttcacaaacgcacacacacaataaaatGAGACTTGACTTGTATCATGAAGTGAACATAATGTCATATTTTAAATAGCATGACACCTCGAGACCTTGGGACTATCTGCGCAAAGCAGTTCTGAGATATTGAGCATAAAAGTCCACACATCTCAGAACTGTTTTGTAGTGAATTATTCTTTCTTAATTAACATTCATCACATTTGTTAAAGCGAAAGTTCCCCAAAATGGCAAATACACTATATCCTACGGAGAAACTAGTAACATTGTTAAAGCTTAGCTATGGATGAGTAAACTGATACTGTTCTGGTCTCTGACACAAGGTCAGTAAACTACTTGCTATTAATCGATAAAATCTGTTAAATTTCTCCTCCATGGAGGTTTTCGTATTGATATAGAACAAGACAAAAACAGTAATGCCTCTAAGTGCCTAAAATATGCTCTAATGCACCTGTATTTATTAGTTTTTAACCTTACATTATGGCCATTGTTCTGAAAAAGTGGTGAGAAAAAATTTTTGAATTGAAAAAGAGGACCAGAACGAACCTATGATATAATAATCAAGaacttgggactataaggttctatctgcaaaatCTATCGTTTCTAGATGGAATCATTTTCAAGTCCCAGATCTCAGAACTGTTTTGCGATGTTACACTTTTATGACTCAATAAGTATATCACCTTACATGCAATTATTTTTGATTGACAACCCAGCATTGTGAATGgattgcagatagaaccttaaAGTTAAAAAGGTGTTTGCGCAAATAGAACTTACAATTTATTCATTTTCTTTCCATTACAAACCGGACCTCTCTCACATGTAAAGGACCACCAAAAGACCAACTATCTGAATAACTCATTTTTGACCAAAATGGAAGATAGAATCTTATAGTCGCAAGGTCCGGTCTTTCATTCAGGGATTTAAATGAAAATGACCATACAAAAAGGCGTGGGACTTCATTGTTAGCAAACAAGCTAACCTTTGATCAGTCAGGGTATAAACAACAGAACTTGTGACTTTGGAGAAGTAACATGCTTTTGTTGTTTGAGAATGTAAATATTCAACTTAAGTTTGTTttacatttgttgtttgtattgtCATACAGAATCCATGTGAATAACTAGGCACTAGGGTTTTACCGAACAGGGGTTACACGAGAGGTTTCATACCATCATTACGAAGGACTTATGAAACCTTTATGATACGTTATGATGACCAAAAATCTAATCTTTCTTTATTCTACATGCTGGACAGATATGCTTACAATCTCAGGATCAATcgcctgagtgtacaaaacattaggaacatctgctctttccatgacagactgaccaggtgaaatctatgatccattattgatgttacctgttaaatccacttcaaatcagtgtagatgacggGGAGGAGATGGGTTAGCAAAATATTTTTAattcttgagacaattgagatgaggattgtgtatgtatgccattccgaggatgaatgggcaagacaaaatatttaagtgtctttgaacggggtatggtagtaggtgccaggcgcaccggtctgagtgtgccaagaactgcaacactgctgaggTTTTCATGCTTACAGTTTcccgtgtgcatcaagaatggtccaccatccaaaggacatccagccaacttgacaactgtgggaagcattggagtcaacatgggccagcatccctgttgaacacattcaacaccttgtagagtccatacccagacgaattgaggctgttctgagagcaaaaggggatgcaactcaatactaggaaggtgttcctaatgtttcgtacactcagtgtatattatacACACAACTTCTCAGTTACAGTGTCATCTTCATTTCATAGACACTCTGGGCATACAATAGGCTTGTTTTAATAAGCATGACATACTTATGGAAATGGTTGCGTTTTGCAGCTTACTGTTTTGAACAGTAAGGAGTTGGTTTGTAGTCTGTGTAATCCTTTAGCAGAGCATGAGCAACCCCTCAGCTCACACTAACCCAGACTGGGAGGCAGCGCATTGGTCACCATCAGGCCCCGACTCTGCCCACATGTGTCTCTGAAGCCCCGATTTGTCCACTGTCCAATTTACTGAAACTTGATTTGCTGTGAGGATTAGAAAGCTGCATCTGCAGGGGCCACTGGCTGTTGAAGTGGAGCTTCTCTGAATCTGCCGGGTGGAAGCAGATTGACGGACCGCCTCTTCTTACCCTGGGCAGTGCCCTCCTTGCCTGGCACCGGTTGGCTGGGCAGAAGAGGTGGTGGGGGTGAGCGGGGTGGGAGCAGTTGAAGAGGGATGTGGGGTCCTGGGAGCAAGGCAAACTCACCTGGGCACAGGTAGGGAATCAATCATTACAAGCCCACCACATGTAAGCTACTGTACACTGTCTCCAGCACACACAATGAGAGAACAGGCACACACCTTGAAACTACACTACAGGCCAGTCTCCATTCAAGCATTATGGGGAGCCAACAAGGCTCaagcagcaacacacacacacatatatcctCTCGATCTCCTACCtgtcctctcacacacacactctactgcatcacacAGCAGTCAGTAACTGTATACTGGTTTGTGTGTAAGTCTGAGAACGAGAGGTGTGTAACTTCTACGCACGGGTATGTGTGTTTCCACATCTGAGCAGCTCAGCACATAGAGATGGTGACGTTGATCCCCAGGTTGCCGTTGTCAGCAAACAGGTGAGCAATGGACGTGTCAAACACCAGACAGTCGCTGTTCATGATGGCGGCCGCTACGCCGTCATGGATGGAGCGGGGCGTGGCCTCCCAGGTGAGGCGCCGCCGGTTCCCGTTGAGCTCCAGGCGGTAGGCGAAGTTCTCGGCCTGCTTCCTCGTTCCGATGAGCAGCACCACAGCAAAGAACTGCTGGTGGCCCTCGTACTTCTCCTGCTTCTCCAGGACCAGCATGAAGTGGTGGCCGAAGCAGGACTGCATCATGACCCAGTCCACAGCCCCCGGCAGGTTGATGTCTGTGGCCAGGAAGACGATGTCCTCTCCCTGCAGGGTGGTGATGGACTTGTGGGCATGCATCAGGTGGGGCATGACAGCCTCCAGGGAGCCCTGCCACTTACAGGAAGCTCCGGGGCACGGGCAGGTGTAGGGACGGAACTCACACACTTCCTCGTGTTCAGGCTTCTCACTGTGGTGGAGGGACAACAGGCAGCCGGCTGATGCGTACTGGAAGGGGGAGAGCGAGAATGACAATTGTTTACAATTTGGTTTTAGGTATGTTGATTGATAACCTATTCTTGTTTATGACAATAAGCTTGAAGTGGAATGGAGTTGAATGAGCCACAGATGGGAGAGGAAAGATAGAATGGGAGAGGGAAAAGAAAAGGATATGGGGGGAGAGGAAATGAAGGAATGATGGTGGAGAGGGAACAAAAGAAGAACAAATTGAGAGAAAGAAAaatgtgggggaggagagagaaaagaggcagggaaagagtgcaagagagagggaacaaagacatggaggagggagggggtgtgagGGAGAGCATGTGAAGAGTAGTAGATAAAATGAGGAGGGtaaggagtgggggaggagaagaacaTGATCAAGATAAATGTTCATCAAAAGACCCATGACATTGTAATATCACCAATTACCATTCATGAGACATTACTGTCCAACCAATGTTATGCATAGAAAACTAAGGCTATACAGATGATGGGAGCCAAGGTTGAGTGTAAATGCCAACTGCATTCCATTTTCGGTGAAAGTGTCAGGGTACGAGTGTgtgatgtgtgcgtgtgtggtgtgcgtgttTGACGACGAAGCAGCTGCCTATagatgtttgtgtgtgcatgcttatGAGCTGGTGTGAGGCATGCATGCATGCTCTTTAAAGGAGGAGAGGCTCAGGTCAATCAAGACGAGATGAATTGCATGGCTCCAGTACAGGGCTTTCTCCTTGATCATCTTCGACAGGGAATATCAATGAAGGTCATACTGgtatgctctccctccctctcctcctcatacgGCTGCTTAATCTAGTTCAACAGCAGCAGCACCTCTCTAGACAAACCCTCTGGCACTACTACAGCTTCCAAACATCAGCGGAGATGTTAGGCAGGACAAATCTTAGAAGATTCGATGGTAATGAAACAATGCACGAAAGCAATGCAATACAAGGCCATTCAACTAAATGAGACACATGACATCGTTAGCAGGGATGTTTTTAAAAGAAATGCACAATCTGAGTCATCAGCAGACAACAGTAAAGATCGAGtgtagcaggagaggagagacagtatgGGAAGACATGTCATGTGCGTAGCTCCTCCATTTCTGGGAGTGCTGGGGAGGTATTGAATGGTTGGAGTAATAAATGGATTATCTAATGAAAGATGCATAGAGGAGGCGGATCTGGCTGTTTGGCCTTGatgagactggagggagagggctTCTGCTGAACTAGAGCGGGACTCACGTCCTGAAGGGCTACTAACACAAGGCCAGGAGATCCATTTGATGTCATTAAGGTGGATAAACCTGGGATAGATAGACAACCTATTGTCTATGATGGAAAGCTTGAATTGGAAGTTCCATCAGGAAGGAATTGAAGCAAATGTCACTATATACCCACTCAGTTCTGTTAGATCAGTCATTACTCCAAGCAAGGTAGGAAGGAATAAATTATCATTTTTCTAAGCATTCCAACAGGGCCTATGTGCTGTGTCCTCCTTTTAACCTGGGATTGAAAGGATGGGAGCGTGTGAAGGAGGAGGACCGAGGGAGGATGTGGGGTGACATGGTGTGAGAGATGCTTGTGTTTTGGCCCCAGTTGACCAAGGTTGTGGTCAATTCAGAATTTAATAGAGAATGACTCAAATTCCAATTAAATTATTGGATTTTAATTTTAAAAATAGTAAACATGAATTAAAAGGAAATAGAATGCAATGAAATTCAAATGCCTCTTCTATTCAAATACACATCTTGTACATAAAACATGCCGTTATACACATGCATATAAAATATGGTTGACATTTTCCAGAATGCATTAGTAACCCTCAAATTATAATGGGCTATTCTAAGCACTAAGGTCAAAAGAGTATGAACATTGTTTCCATAGAAAAGTGATATATTCTTTGGTATCTGGAAGTGTGTCAGATACAATGAAAATCTCATGTTCTATGACAGAGTGGAATTTTTTTGAATTGCACGGAATTAAATTCTACTTCCTGAACCTCAAATTCTACATCCTGTGGGGTGTGGTCAATCAAGTCAAATTTCAACTCATGAATTGAATGAGAGTCAATTCAAAATTCTGAATTGCGCACAACCCTGCAGTTAACTGCCCTAGGGGGCAAGTTTTAATATTTGCCCCATTAATTATTAATCTGTGTGGCAGATTAGAGGCTTTCCCACTTGGTGTGATCTAACATAGCTATTGGACCCTCTGGACCATTTGAGAGGATAGAAGCATGACCGACAAACCGTGCGTTATATATAGGCTAGCTGGGTATTACAACCATCAGGGGCCAGACATGCACAACTGCAACTGTTTGGGTTAGAACATGTTGGTTAAAATCAAATACTGATTCCCCTCTCCATTAAAAGTTTCCCAATTATTAACCTAACAATCTGGTTAAACGTCATTCCATTCGGATTTTCAAATGGGCCTACTTGCAGTCACGCAAATTCCTCTGTATCCTTTCTCACCCTCCCCCAGACCAAATATTTGTATAGAAGTCAGTCTGTTTCACTGGTTGAGTCCCTGGGGGAAGCTGATCCTCTTATCCACCTTTATTAATGAGTGATTGACAGGATTTGTTGCCGTAATCCTGTCGGCAGGCCGTCTGTGATAACGCTCGCTCCCTCCTCGATGAGGGGTGTGTGTGCTCGGGGGTTGGGAGGGAGAATGGGTAAATGAGGACCTCTGGAAGAGTGCCCCAATGTTGCCAATTAATTTAGGCAAATATAATTGAAAAACCTTGTCCATCAAAAATGGTCACATTTCCTCAGAGCCACCAAAACATTAACACACGCTAAACAACTGAGCAGCGCTCACATTACATCTCATGGAATGTAGCGTGTCCCTGCTCCATTTGGATCAAACCCCTTGTTCTCCTCTTCATCTCGGAATACAATAACAGTGATTGTACACCTTGTCCTACCTCCATCTACTcctcctccagtgtgtgtgtgtgtgtgtgtgtgtgtgtgtgtgtgtgtgtcggaccAGAGTCATAGCCCGGCGTCTCTCTGTGGGGTGCTGCAGAGTCTCAGGGTTTTCATGTCAACTACACTTCTCTACACTGTCAATGAcgtagtgcacacacacacaaccccctgaCACTTATTCACccacacaataaaaaaaaaaaaatctatttagctCTCTAAACCAGGGAGTGAAAAACCAACTGGTTTGTTGGCAATCCCCTGACATTAACAAAAGCTGGTAAATTCACCCAGTGGTGGTAAATGCTATTTTCTTCCTCGCACTCATTTTAATTAAACCTAATCTAGCCCGGGCCTGGGCTCTGGAGGCCTGCTAAAATCCTAACTAAAGCATTATTTTTCTAGTACTGGCTGGCTTGGGATAACTGCATGGTGGGGGGCGATATGGCGGAGGCTGGGGGATAGGGCTAGCAATAAGGATGGGACTGGTGCTGGGCAGATAGAGATGGGGTTGAGGCtggggagatggggatggagatagGTCTACTAGGGTACGTGGGCTGGGGCGGAGGCATGGGGCCAAGGTCTAGAGCAGGGTTTCCCAACTGGCGGGTGGTTTTATTTAAAAAAGGAAATGGCCTGCGGccgaatctagttgatgatccctggtctagagAGATGGGGCTGGGTTCCTGCCAGGAAACGGGCCAAACCTTTGAAGAGGCACAAAGGTCAGCCCAGCCGCTGGCTGCTGAATTAATGAACTTCCACATTTAAGTTGCAAATCATGTGCAGTGAGCTTGGCCAGCGAGGGGAGTCTGACTGGAGCTGGCGGTGAACGTTTCCTAGACTTATGTGTTCACGTTAAATCAAAACAGAAGTTCGATAAACCGCCTTGGCTTGTATCCCTCTGCTTTGACATTCTTAAATGTACATATATTTTCTGAAATTCTGTATGCTTCTTTGTTggtttgatgacagcttttgacTTGAGGGTATTTCCATCAAAAAGGAACCATGAGCTTCATCATGAAGTTCAAAGGAGCTTGTCGAAAAGCTAAATGCAAATATATTTTGGGGGAAATTAAGGCATATATAACATTTTCAACCATTTCCCATGTTTAGAATTTGGCATAattaaaggctttgatttctggataAACAGGTGTAAAAAGGGTCTTAGAAAACATCTGCCAGAAAGTCTTAAAAAGGTatcagaaatacatcaaaacacaataatgttgacgtaaagacccctgccaactaacATCAACACATATTTAGTTTTGGAGAAGCTGTTTACCTTCTATGAGTTAATGAAATAccctgccttgtctcaggatggtaagttggtggttaaagatatccctctagCGGAGTGGGGGccgtgctttggcaaagtgggtgggggtatatcctgcctgtttggccctgtccgggggtatcatcggatggggccacagtgtctcctgatccctcctgtctcagcctccagtacttattctgcagtagtttgtgtgtgtcggggggctcgggtcagtctgttatatttggagtatttctcctgtcttatccggtgtcctgtgtgaatttaagtatgctctctctaattctctctttctttctccctctctcggaagacctgagccctaggaccacctggcatgatgactccttgttgtccccagtccacctggccgtgctgctgctccagtttcgaCTGTtgtgcctgcagctatggaaccctgacctgttcactgtgattactattatttgaccatgctggtcatttatgaacatttgaacatcttggccatgtttgtttataatctccaccaggcacagccagaagaggactggccacccctcatagcctggttcctctctaggtttcttcctaggttctggcctttctagggagtttttcctagccaccgtgcttctacacctgcattgcttgctgtttggggttttaggctgggtttctgtacagcactttgagatatcagctgatgtaagaagggctatataaatacatttgatatatTGCCTTGTAATTCCATTAACGAAAACCACCACATATCTAAAGATATTTTCTAATCTCTCCACCTCATGggggaggataatgaaagttcacagaattAACAAGTAATGGTAGACCTACCAATAAATTGGTGATTCTACTGATATACATGgtttattaagtgattaaaacttgtaattccgttaccaaTTTGGTTACTgaattaccaacaacaacaaaaaaatcagtAACGCCATTACTGCAACTGAATTGGCTGCAATGGAAAATCATAAGACACAAACCACTGTTGGGCCACCTTCTACCATCCTTTCACTGgcatatgtttttttttatgttttcattttatttcacctttatttaaccaggtaggctagttgagaacaagttctcatttgcaactgcgacctggccaagataaagcatagttATTCGACACACATTcttaccaagatggcatagcagttcagacgtcatttgtcctcgtcttgtcccatatatatgatgactccttgttgtccccagtccaccatatatacatatatatatatacatacacacactttttcatacatttttttatttaaattttccataaactcatcctcaaaacactctcctacaacccgcctcaccaatttatatttataaaaaaagtatataaaaaagtattatttacctcaagtctgaaatcatccaagaagctagccagaaactccaaacttcaagaagctagccagaaactagccagaagctagccaggagctagccagaagctagccagaagctaatccagaagctaatcacaagCTGGGTCTGGAGCTGGCCGGAAACTGGCCAGAAGCTAGctaggagctagccagaagctaatccagaagctaatcggaAGCTAGTTGGAGTTTGTTGATTCCGGAGCGAGCATCggttgttccggagctagccagctgaggagttccatcaatcactcctggggtGCGGTCACCTGtacggacccgttttgctgcctgcGCGGAGCCCCgccgggccttcacggctgaactgccgacgttgcctgggcgcccatctgcggcctgctagccattagctgtcttatcggctgatatctgaatagataatcggacaatttatttatttatttttattgttatttttttcttcttctgggcctctagctatatctattgtttttatttctgttgttgtgtgatttggattggtcccctctaccacacggaaccccactaatctaatGACGgggcgcaagaggtggctaataacagacgtccatcctatgctagcttgctaccgatggcctggctggctgtctggatcgccgtgacccccaaccaacctctccactctggacccttttgatcactcgactaagcatgcctctccttaatgtcaatatgccttgtccattgctgttctggttagtgtttattggcttatttcactgtagagcctctagtcctgctcaccatacattatccaacctattagttccaccacccacacatgcaatgacatctcctggtttcaatgatgtttctagagacaatatctctctcttcatcactcaatacctaggtttacctccactgtattcacatcctaccatacctttatctgtacattataccttgatgct encodes the following:
- the LOC135548525 gene encoding E3 ubiquitin-protein ligase Siah2, encoding MSHPSSAGGGGGGLGAGKAGGGKHGGSGGAAAAAAAVAAAAAGVGSVAGSVSALPAAVVSLPSAVLPGQSAELTALFECPVCFDYVLPPILQCQAGHLVCNQCRQKLSCCPTCRGPLTPSIRNLAMEKVASTLPFPCKYASAGCLLSLHHSEKPEHEEVCEFRPYTCPCPGASCKWQGSLEAVMPHLMHAHKSITTLQGEDIVFLATDINLPGAVDWVMMQSCFGHHFMLVLEKQEKYEGHQQFFAVVLLIGTRKQAENFAYRLELNGNRRRLTWEATPRSIHDGVAAAIMNSDCLVFDTSIAHLFADNGNLGINVTISMC